A genomic region of Thunnus albacares chromosome 4, fThuAlb1.1, whole genome shotgun sequence contains the following coding sequences:
- the dtx3l2.3 gene encoding E3 ubiquitin-protein ligase DTX3L: MSDNDKEEPMEVDNNNTQPPSSSHDNPAEALMPSSKTEDEALLTLSFVGLESDNPQKTKTTLEKVLQSWFNKRKATANCSVAKTSRDGRALIRINPTPDLHEVETLVGETLTNKEGKKVTITSVSLTPKNQTQMPEDASLDLHPSSVSVPPQDDQVQEQSSCGSSAAVSTAGEETCYCDVPVSHFWYVNHIYKEEMKRIKRENGVKISAEVRVTFESDRKDGRLKAFYEFINLVQKCLGESEGSVIPLKPIDPEEVRDTLKIIQKNEKKLLLTLNSEEMIVCGPRESQDLIKKTLNTSQKTFTHANTSVGEPTWASQDIAQKIDMSIRDQFADAGLTMEESSWKLLTTSFNEQLTKIKTKFGVDFKESDISQGKVIIKPCYKSSGGNASMESHAVRALLHLYQKSTTSPMNLTQLTLSGPALNGAPTEEGATAGDNKEEKCPICMDAFTNKKRLKCKHEFCEECLAQSKKSMGPICPICKDVFGMVKGDQPDGTMTWTSFPYSLNGFPDCGQIVIHYDIPGGKQTEKHPNPGQRYSGIHRTAYLPDNKEGNEVLHLLKKAFDQKLIFTVGTSRTTGMDNMVTWNDIHHKTSVSGGPESFGYPDPGYLSRVREELKAKGIK; the protein is encoded by the exons ATGTCTGACAACGACAAAGAGGAGCCTATGGAGGTG GACAACAATAACACCCAGCCACCTTCATCATCTCATGATAATCCTGCTGAG GCTCTGATGCCTTCATCCAAGACTGAAGATGAAGCTCTACTTACTCTCTCATTCGTGGGGTTAGAGTCTGATAATCCACAGAAAACTAAAACCACTCTGGAGAAAGTTCTTCAGTCTTGGTTCAACAAAAGAAAAGCTACGGCAAACTGCTCTGTTGCAAAAACCTCAAGAGATGGGAGAGCTTTGATAAGGATTAATCCTACTCCAG ACCTGCATGAGGTTGAGACACTGGTTGGGGAAACACTGACcaacaaagagggaaaaaaagtcaCAATCACGTCTGTTAGTCTGACACCAAAAAATCAGACACAAATGCCAGAGGATGCTTCATTGGACCTCCATCCTTCATCTGTGTCAGTGCCACCACAAGAT gaccAGGTGCAGGAACAGAGTAGTTGCGGCAGTTCAGCAGCAGTTTCTACAGCAGGAGAGGAGACATGCTATTGTGATGTCCCAGTGAGCCATTTCTGGTATGTGAACCACATCTACAAGGAGGAAATGAAACgtataaagagagagaatggaGTTAAAATCTCTGCAGAGGTTAGGGTGACCTTTGAATCGGACCGGAAAGATGGAAGATTGAAGGCTTTTTATGAGTTCATTAACCTCGTCCAGAAGTGCTTAGGTGAATCTGAAGGCTCAGTTATTCCTCTCAAGCCCATAGATCCAGAAGAGGTGCGAGACACACTGAAAATCATCCAGAAAAATGAGAAGAAGCTTTTGCTCACTCTAAACTCTGAAGAAATGATCGTATGTGGGCCAAGAGAAAGTCAAGATCTCATCAAAAAGACCTTAAATACATCACAGAAAACCTTTACACATGCCAACACTTCTGTTGGAGAGCCAACATGGGCATCTCAAGACATAGCACAGAAGATTGACATGAGCATCAGAGACCAGTTCGCTGATGCCGGGCTAACCATGGAGGAGAGCTCCTGGAAGCTGCTGACTACATCCTTCAATGAGCAGTTAACTAAGATCAAAACTAAGTTTGGTGTGGATTTTAAGGAATCAGACATCAGTCAAGGCAAAGTCATCATCAAACCTTGTTACAAAAGTTCTGGAGGAAATGCTTCCATGGAGAGCCATGCTGTCAGAGCCCTTCTTCATCTGTACCAGAAGAGTACCACGTCTCCCATGAACCTCACCCAACTCACCCTCAGTGGACCGGCGTTGAATGGAGCACCCACGGAAGAGGGAGCAACAGCAGGAGACAATAAAGAGGAAAAGTGCCCTATATGCATGGATGCATTTACCAATAAGAAACGGCTGAAGTGTAAACATGAATTTTGTGAGGAGTGCCTGGCACAGTCAAAGAAAAGCATGGGACCCATCTGTCCGATCTGTAAAGATGTCTTTGGTATGGTGAAGGGAGACCAGCCTGATGGAACAATGACATGGACGTCATTTCCCTATTCTCTTAATGGATTCCCAGACTGTGGCCAGATAGTCATCCACTATGATATTCCAGGTGGAAAACAGACG GAAAAGCATCCCAATCCTGGACAGCGCTATTCTGGTATTCACAGAACAGCATATCTTCCAGACAACAAAGAAGGAAATGAAGTGCTGCACCTGTTGAAGAAAGCGTTTGATCAGAAGCTCATTTTCACTGTTGGGACATCCAGAACCACTGGGATGGACAACATGGTGACCTGGAACGACATTCATCACAAGACCTCAGTGTCAGGAGGACCGGAGAG TTTTGGGTATCCTGACCCTGGCTATCTGAGCAGAGTCCGGGAGGAGCTGAAGGCTAAAGGCATCAAGTGA